The sequence below is a genomic window from Micromonospora aurantiaca ATCC 27029.
GGACTCGGCCGAGACCAAGGTCGACGCGCCGACATCGGCCGACGGTCTGGCCGCTCCGGCCGCCAAGCCCGCGAACGCCACGAGCACCCAGCCGATCAAGACCCCGTCGGCCGCCGGCCGGGCCTCCACCGGAACGACCGGCACGCAGCCGCGGATCGGTGCCGGCCTGGGCACCGCCCCGAAGACGTCGCCCGACGGCTCGCGCCCGAGCGGCGCCGCGAGCGCCCAGGCCCGGCCCGCCAACGGCGGCGGCCTGCCGCCGGGCATCAGCGGCGCGGCAGCCGTCGGCGCCGCGCGCGTGGGTGAGGCGGTACGCGCCGCGCGTACCTCGGTCAGCTCGGCCGCGTCGCGCGGACCGCGACGGGCCCGGCTGAACCTGAAGCGGATCGACCCGTGGTCGGTGATGAAGTTCGCCTTCGCGGTGTCGGTGGTGCTCTTCATCGTGGTCGTCGTGGCGACGTCGGTGCTCTACCTGGCGCTGGACGCCATGGGTGTGTTCAAGAGCGTCAACGACAGCCTCACCGACCTGGTGAACGCCGGCGGCGGCCAGGGTGGCGGCGGCTTCCGGATCACCGCCAAGGGCGTGATCCTGACGTCGGCGCTGATCGGCCTGGTGAACGTCGTGCTGTTCACCGCGCTGGCCACGCTCAGCGCGTTCGTCTACAACGTCTGCGCCGACCTGGTCGGCGGGATCGAGCTGACGCTCGCCGAGCGGGACTGATCGACCGGCGCCGGGGCACCGCGTAAAGCGGTCGCCCCGGCGTCGTGCGTCCGGGTAGGTTCGAGGTGGCGCGGGTGCTTCCCACCACAGACCCCCGATTTGGGCGCGGTGGAGGCGATGGGTTAACCTAGCTCGTCGCTACGCGGGGCTATAGCTCAGTCGGTTAGAGCGCAGAGCTGATAACTCTGAGGTCGCTGGTTCGATTCCAGCTAGCCCCACCGCACAT
It includes:
- a CDS encoding DUF3566 domain-containing protein, whose translation is MTETQAKSGNKGTSATPVEEEAAQGGTPATGRAAVGRATVPADAPAPKFTRAPGMAPPPDKPAEDSGSRDSAETKVDAPTSADGLAAPAAKPANATSTQPIKTPSAAGRASTGTTGTQPRIGAGLGTAPKTSPDGSRPSGAASAQARPANGGGLPPGISGAAAVGAARVGEAVRAARTSVSSAASRGPRRARLNLKRIDPWSVMKFAFAVSVVLFIVVVVATSVLYLALDAMGVFKSVNDSLTDLVNAGGGQGGGGFRITAKGVILTSALIGLVNVVLFTALATLSAFVYNVCADLVGGIELTLAERD